The following coding sequences are from one Mugil cephalus isolate CIBA_MC_2020 chromosome 9, CIBA_Mcephalus_1.1, whole genome shotgun sequence window:
- the LOC125013600 gene encoding extracellular calcium-sensing receptor-like → MIGGAFSIHSTIIQPPLFFTEKPGRLSCSSVNLREFRFAQTMIFAINEINKSNFLLPNVSIGYRIYDNCGSTLTSIRSVMALMNGDEWTLEKTCSGQSAVHAIIGESESHSTIVFARTTGPFKIPVISHSATCECLSSRKAFPFFFRTIASDLYQSRALAQLVKHFGWTWVGAVNSDTDYGNNGIAIFLAAAQEEGVCVEYSERFHRGETEKIRKVVEIIRRSTTRIIVAFLAHVEMNSLLEQLNLYNITGKQFIGVEAWTTADSLVTPTSFSILGGSLGFAVQKVDVSGLGDFLIKGFWETQLQCNQTNVDNTANAGLCKDNQDLMKLKESKDDVTELRFCSNIYKAIYAVAYSLHNILNCSNSQGCDKGVKVTPWQVVEALKQVNFTIKSGDQVWFDSTGATVAKYDVVNWRRGPNGSVEFKPVGYYDDSLPPGQKFVLNTEDIMWSGESKEFPVSVCSESCRPGTHKVLQKGRPVCCYDCIPCADGEISNSTDSIDCKKCPEEYWSNQNRDACVLKNVEFLSFTEVMGKILVFFTLLGVVLTLIVATLFLINKDTPLVKANNSELSFLLLFSLTLCFMCSLTFIGKPTTWSCMLRHTAFGITFVLCISCILGKTIVVLMAFRATLPGSNVMKWFGPAQQRLSVMAFTLIQVIICTVWLTINPPFAFRNMNHYKDKIILECALGSAVGFWAVLGYIGLLAVLCFVLAFLARKLPDNFNEAKFITFSMLIFCAVWITFIPAYVSSPGKFTVAVEIFAIVASSYGILFCIFAPKCFIIILKPELNTKKNMMAKNTT, encoded by the exons ATGATTGGCGGAGCCTTTTCTATCCACAGCACTATTATACAGCCTCCACTTTTCTTTACAGAGAAACCAGGTCGTCTCAGCTGTTCCAG TGTCAACCTCAGGGAGTTTCGATTTGCCCAGACCATGATATTTGCTATTAATGAAATCAACAAAAGCAATTTTCTCCTTCCCAACGTGTCTATTGGATATCGTATTTATGACAACTGTGGCTCAACGTTAACCTCAATACGTTCAGTAATGGCCCTGATGAATGGTGATGAGTGGACTTTGGAAAAGACTTGCTCTGGTCAATCAGCTGTTCATGCTATTATCGGGGAGTCTGAATCCCATTCCACTATTGTTTTTGCACGGACAACTGGACCATTTAAAATACCAGTG ATAAGCCATTCAGCTACTTGTGAGTGTTTGAGCAGCAGGAAGgcctttccttttttctttagaACTATTGCCAGCGACCTCTACCAAAGTCGAGCCCTCGCCCAGCTGGTTAAGCACTTTGGCTGGACCTGGGTCGGAGCAGTTAACAGTGACACAGACTACGGCAACAATGGTATAGCTATCTTCTTAGCTGCTGCACAAGAGgaaggagtgtgtgtggagTACTCAGAGAGATTTcacagaggagaaacagaaaaaattcGGAAAGTGGTCGAAATTATCCGCAGGAGCACAACCAGGATCATTGTTGCTTTCCTTGCCCATGTAGAGATGAACAGCCTTCTAGAGCAGTTAAATTTGTACAACATCACAGGCAAACAGTTCATCGGCGTGGAGGCCTGGACCACTGCCGACAGCCTTGTGACTCCTACCAGCTTTAGCATTCTCGGAGGTTCGTTGGGCTTTGCTGTGCAGAAGGTTGACGTCAGTGGCCTGGGTGATTTTTTAATCAAAGGTTTCTGGGAGACACAGCTTCAGTGCAATCAGACAAATGTGGACAATACGGCAAATGCAGGACTTTGCAAAGACAACCAGGATCTAATGAAGTTAAAAGAGAGCAAAGACGATGTGACAGAGCTGAGATTCTGTAGTAACATATACAAAGCAATCTATGCTGTAGCCTATTCTTTGCACAACATCCTAAACTGCTCCAACAGTCAGGGCTGTGACAAGGGAGTGAAGGTTACACCCTGGCAG GTGGTGGAGGCTCTAAAGCAGGTAAACTTTACAATCAAAAGTGGGGACCAGGTGTGGTTTGACAGCACCGGGGCAACTGTGGCCAAGTATGATGTGGTGAACTGGCGGCGTGGACCCAATGGATCTGTTGAGTTTAAACCAGTTGGGTACTACGATGACTCTCTGCCTCCTGGACAGAAGTTTGTTCTTAATACTGAAGATATAATGTGGTCTGGAGAAAGCAAAGAG tttCCAGTGTCAGTGTGCAGTGAAAGCTGTCGTCCAGGAACTCATAAAGTCCTTCAGAAAGGAAGGCCTGTGTGCTGCTATGACTGTATACCGTGTGCAGATGGAGAAATCAGCAACAGCACAG ATTCTATTGACTGCAAAAAGTGTCCTGAAGAGTATTGGTCCAATCAAAACAGAGATGCATGTGTactgaaaaatgttgagttCCTCTCCTTCACAGAGGTCATGGGTaaaatacttgtgttttttactttgttAGGCGTGGTCCTGACATTAATAGTGGCCACTCTATTCTTAATCAATAAGGACACTCCGTTGGTGAAGGCCAATAACTCAgagctgagcttcctgctgctcttctcgttgactctgtgtttcatgtgctcTTTGACCTTCATCGGAAAGCCCACAACGTGGTCCTGCATGCTGCGACACACAGCATTCGGCATCACCTTTGTCCTCTGTATCTCGTGTATACTTGGGAAAACAATAGTGGTGTTAATGGCCTTCAGGGCTACACTTCCAGGTAGTAATGTCATGAAGTGGTTTGGACCTGCGCAGCAGAGACTCAGTGTTATGGCTTTCACCCTCATACAGGTCATAATTTGCACAGTATGGCTGACAATCAACCCTCCTTTTGCTTTCAGAAATATGAATCACTACAAGGACAAGATTATTCTCGAGTGTGCTCTGGGGTCAGCTGTAGGTTTCTGGGCTGTGCTAGGATACATTGGACTCCTGGCTGTCTTATGTTTTGTGCTTGCTTTTCTGGCTAGAAAGTTACCGGATAATTTCAATGAAGCTAAATTCATCACCTTCAGCATGTTGATATTCTGTGCAGTCTGGATCACTTTTATCCCAGCGTATGTCAGCTCTCCTGGGAAGTTCACTGTGGCTGTGGAGATATTTGCCATCGTGGCTTCCAGCTATGGGATacttttttgtatatttgcacCCAAATGCTTCATTATTATTCTTAAACCTGAactgaacacaaagaaaaatatgatggcaaaaaatacaacatga
- the LOC125013614 gene encoding extracellular calcium-sensing receptor-like has translation MIGGAFSIHSKITQPSLLFTEKPTRLGCSSVNLREFRFAQTMIFAIEEINKSKFLLPNVSIGYRIYDNCASTLSSMRAAMALMNGDEWTLEKTCSGQSAVHAIIGESESSSTIVFTRTTGPFKMPVISHSATCECLSSRKEYPSFFRTIASDVYQGRALVQLVKNFGWTWVGAVNSDSDYGNNGMAIFLAAAQEEGVCVEYTEKFHRAEPDKVLKVVEVIRKSTARVIVGFMAHVEMNSLLEELSLQNITGKQFIGVEAWITADSLVTPTSFSILGGSLGFAVQKANITGLEEFLMKGFWETEFQCNDTNEDSTTKTANCKDNQDLMKLRGYDDDVAELRYSNNIYKAIYAVAYSLHNILNCSKSQGCDKVVNITPLQVVDSLKQVNFTTKYGDQVWFDSTGATLAWYEVVNWQRGSDGSVYFKPVGYYDASLPPGERLVLNTEDILWSGDSKELPVSVCSESCRPGTHKVLQKGKHVCCYDCIPCAEGEISNTTDSIDCKKCPEDFWSNQNRDACVLKYVEFLSFTEVMGKILVFFTLLGVVLTLTVTTLFLINKDTPLVRANNSELSFLLLFSLTLCFLCSLTFIGQPSDWSCMLRHIAFGITFVLCISCILGKTIVVLMAFRATLPGSNMMKWFGPAQQRLSVMTFTLIQVIICLLWLTINPPFAFKNMNHYKDKISLECALGSAVGFWAVLGYIGLLALLCFVLAFLARKLPDNFNEAKFITFSMLIFCAVWITFIPAYVSSPGKFTVAVEIFAILASSYGLLFCIFAPKCYIIVLKPNLNTRKHVMGK, from the exons ATGATTGGAGGAGCCTTTTCTATCCACAGCAAAATTACACAACCATCGCTTTTGTTTACAGAGAAACCGACACGTCTTGGCTGTTCCAG TGTCAACCTCAGGGAGTTTCGATTTGCCCAGACCATGATATTTGCTATTGAGGagataaacaaaagcaaattcCTCCTTCCCAACGTTTCTATCGGATATCGTATTTATGACAACTGTGCCTCAACGTTGTCCTCAATGCGTGCAGCAATGGCTCTGATGAATGGTGATGAGTGGACTTTGGAAAAGACTTGCTCTGGTCAATCAGCTGTGCATGCTATTATCGGGGAGTCTGAATCCTCCTCAACCATTGTTTTTACACGGACAACTGGACCGTTTAAAATGCCAGTG ATAAGTCATTCAGCTACATGTGAGTGTTTGAGCAGCAGGAAGGAGTATCCCTCTTTCTTTCGAACCATTGCCAGCGATGTCTACCAGGGACGAGCCCTCGTCCAACTTGTCAAAAACTTTGGCTGGACCTGGGTCGGGGCAGtgaacagtgacagtgactaCGGGAACAATGGCATGGCTATCTTCCTAGCTGCAGCCCAAGAGgaaggagtgtgtgtggagTACACAGAGAAATTTCACCGGGCAGAACCAGACAAAGTTCTCAAAGTTGTGGAAGTGATACGTAAGAGCACCGCCAGGGTCATTGTTGGCTTCATGGCCCATGTAGAGATGAACAGCCTTCTAGAGGAATTAAGTCTGCAAAACATAACAGGCAAACAGTTCATTGGTGTGGAGGCCTGGATCACCGCTGACAGCCTTGTGACTCCTACCAGCTTTAGCATTCTGGGAGGTTCGTTGGGTTTTGCTGTGCAAAAGGCCAATATCACTGGTCTGGAGGAGTTTTTAATGAAAGGTTTCTGGGAGACAGAATTTCAGTGCAATGACACGAATGAAGACAGTACGACAAAAACAGCAAACTGCAAAGACAACCAGGATCTAATGAAGCTAAGAggttatgatgatgatgtggcAGAGCTGCGATACTCCAATAACATATACAAAGCAATTTATGCTGTAGCCTATTCTCTGCACAACATCCTAAACTGCTCCAAAAGTCAAGGCTGTGACAAGGTAGTGAATATCACGCCCTTGCAG GTAGTGGATTCTCTAAAGCAGGTCAACTTTACCACTAAGTATGGAGATCAAGTGTGGTTTGACAGCACTGGAGCAACGTTGGCCTGGTATGAGGTGGTGAACTGGCAACGTGGATCAGATGGTTCAGTTTACTTTAAACCAGTTGGCTACTATGATGCCTCCCTGCCTCCTGGAGAGAGACTGGTTCTTAATACTGAAGATATACTGTGGTCTGGAGACAGCAAAGAG TTGCCCGTGTCAGTGTGCAGTGAGAGCTGTCGTCCAGGAACTCATAAAGTCcttcaaaaaggaaaacatgtgtGCTGCTATGACTGTATACCATGTGCAGAAGGAGAGATCAGCAACACAACAG ATTCTATTGACTGCAAAAAGTGTCCTGAAGATTTTTGGTCCAATCAAAACAGAGATGCATGTGTACTGAAATATGTTGAGTTCCTCTCCTTCACAGAGGTTATGGGTaaaatacttgtgttttttactttgttGGGTGTGGTCCTGACATTAACTGTAACTACTCTATTCTTAATCAATAAGGACACTCCATTAGTGAGGGCCAACAACTCAgagctgagcttcctgctgctcttctccttgactttgtgtttcctgtgctcTCTGACTTTCATCGGCCAGCCCTCTGACTGGTCCTGCATGCTGCGACATATAGCTTTTGGGATCACCTTTGTCCTCTGTATCTCGTGTATACTTGGGAAAACAATAGTGGTGTTAATGGCCTTCAGGGCTACACTTCCAGGTAGTAATATGATGAAATGGTTTGGGCCTGCGCAGCAGAGACTCAGTGTTATGACTTTCACCCTCATACAGGTCATAATTTGCCTACTATGGCTGACAATCAACCCTCCTTTTGCCTTCAAAAATATGAATCACTACAAGGACAAGATTAGTCTCGAGTGTGCTCTGGGCTCAGCTGTAGGTTTCTGGGCTGTGCTAGGATACATTGGACTTCTGGCTCTGTTATGTTTTGTACTTGCTTTTTTGGCTAGAAAGTTACCGGATAATTTCAATGAAGCTAAATTCATCACCTTCAGCATGTTAATATTCTGTGCAGTGTGGATCACCTTTATCCCAGCGTATGTCAGCTCTCCTGGGAAGTTCACTGTAGCTGTGGAGATATTTGCCATTCTGGCCTCTAGTTACGGACttcttttttgtatatttgcacCTAAATGCTATATTATTGTACTTAAACCTAACCtgaacacaaggaaacacgtgATGgggaaataa